In Chryseobacterium oranimense, a single window of DNA contains:
- a CDS encoding M4 family metallopeptidase, whose product MKRTTTIVKALAFTLSLGCAPLVLVQAQDREAELSIRNLPKISTSSAMGNFYAGFNGQNIPTDFLMTNLKKWLGTDDNHTFEQVSAKTDELGIKHTVFQHYFKNVKVADELILIHEKDGKVTYVNGELTPDINLAVQQSLTKAEVENIVNADLRTQDTTFADFERVITKVYAGKGVELHSVSQIDALSLKTLQGYMYYIDNGTKQIVKKLEKIHHHNITPVINTISTVKPSARITSVVSPWLDTSSTSATYYKGNQQITVDSYSGAFRLKDNARNVHTLDGTGWDGNGNAASGLTGTINEYSSSTANYTAAATKPAVEVHWAMEKAHDYYVNRHNRNSYDGSGSIIRNYYNINFNRNTTTGAGQTPIDGTNAAAIDQQGIVAMVYGSGLYQGQAGYFGPIVGIDVAGHEYSHLMVSRTANLAYQAESGALNESFADMFGTAIEFYSNVNPNWTIAEGIPNPGLGANYFRNMANPNAGSNQIGGQQPDTYQGTNWASTAPPYNQTNDHGGVHKNSGVGNYWFYLLSQGGSGTNDNGTAFNVTGLTIQKAEKIAFRTLTTYLTANSGYINAYDQSKQAAIDLYGANSNELQQVENAWCAVGIGSCAKLLAVNETSKSELQNIKVYPNPATNGQFTIESNIKGDADYEIYDLSGKLIKPAEKLEKGINKVNGSGIQSGVYLVKINAEGNTVSKKIVIK is encoded by the coding sequence ATGAAAAGAACAACTACAATTGTTAAAGCTTTGGCTTTTACATTATCTTTGGGATGTGCCCCTCTTGTTTTAGTGCAAGCGCAGGATAGAGAGGCCGAGCTTTCTATCAGGAATCTGCCAAAAATTTCAACCTCATCTGCAATGGGGAATTTTTATGCCGGCTTTAACGGGCAGAATATTCCGACGGATTTTCTAATGACGAATTTAAAAAAATGGCTTGGAACGGATGATAACCATACCTTCGAACAGGTTAGTGCGAAAACGGATGAATTAGGAATCAAGCATACTGTTTTTCAGCATTATTTTAAAAATGTGAAAGTTGCGGATGAATTAATCCTTATACATGAAAAGGATGGAAAAGTAACCTATGTAAACGGGGAATTGACTCCGGATATCAACCTGGCTGTTCAGCAGTCTCTTACCAAAGCAGAAGTTGAAAATATTGTCAATGCTGATCTGAGAACACAGGATACAACTTTTGCAGATTTTGAGCGGGTAATAACAAAAGTATATGCCGGTAAAGGCGTAGAACTGCATTCGGTTTCCCAGATAGATGCTCTTTCTCTGAAAACGTTACAGGGATACATGTACTATATCGATAACGGGACAAAGCAGATTGTAAAGAAATTAGAAAAAATTCATCATCATAATATAACTCCTGTTATTAATACTATTTCAACCGTTAAACCTTCAGCCAGAATTACATCTGTGGTAAGCCCTTGGCTGGATACGTCTTCCACAAGTGCTACCTATTATAAAGGAAATCAGCAAATTACTGTAGATTCTTACAGCGGAGCTTTCCGTCTGAAGGACAACGCAAGAAACGTGCACACACTTGACGGAACAGGCTGGGATGGTAACGGAAATGCTGCTTCAGGTTTAACAGGTACAATTAATGAATATTCCAGCAGTACTGCCAACTACACGGCAGCGGCTACTAAACCTGCTGTAGAAGTACATTGGGCAATGGAAAAGGCACATGATTATTATGTAAACAGACATAACAGGAACTCTTATGACGGAAGCGGATCTATCATAAGAAACTATTATAATATTAATTTTAACAGAAATACAACCACAGGAGCAGGTCAAACGCCAATTGACGGGACCAATGCGGCAGCAATCGATCAGCAAGGAATTGTAGCAATGGTGTATGGCAGTGGTTTATATCAGGGACAGGCAGGATATTTTGGTCCTATTGTAGGAATAGATGTGGCGGGACATGAGTATTCACACTTAATGGTCAGCAGGACAGCTAACCTTGCCTATCAGGCCGAATCCGGAGCTCTGAATGAATCTTTTGCGGATATGTTCGGTACAGCTATAGAATTCTATTCCAATGTAAATCCAAACTGGACTATTGCAGAAGGAATTCCAAATCCCGGTTTAGGAGCTAATTATTTCAGAAATATGGCCAATCCTAATGCCGGCTCCAACCAGATTGGCGGGCAGCAGCCTGATACTTATCAAGGGACTAACTGGGCAAGTACGGCACCTCCGTATAACCAGACCAACGATCATGGAGGCGTGCACAAAAACAGTGGAGTAGGAAACTATTGGTTTTATCTGCTTTCCCAGGGTGGTTCAGGGACTAATGATAATGGGACTGCGTTCAATGTGACAGGGCTTACCATTCAGAAAGCGGAAAAAATTGCATTCAGGACTTTGACTACTTATCTTACAGCGAACAGCGGTTATATTAACGCTTACGATCAATCCAAGCAGGCAGCTATTGATCTTTATGGGGCAAATTCCAACGAATTGCAGCAGGTAGAAAATGCATGGTGTGCTGTAGGAATTGGTAGTTGTGCCAAATTGCTAGCCGTTAATGAAACTTCTAAATCCGAACTTCAAAATATTAAAGTTTATCCTAATCCGGCTACCAACGGACAATTTACTATTGAATCCAATATTAAAGGTGATGCAGATTATGAAATTTATGATCTTTCAGGCAAGCTGATCAAGCCGGCTGAGAAATTGGAAAAAGGGATCAATAAAGTGAATGGCAGCGGAATACAGTCAGGAGTTTATCTTGTAAAAATAAATGCAGAAGGGAATACTGTTTCGAAGAAAATAGTTATTAAGTAA
- a CDS encoding carboxymuconolactone decarboxylase family protein, with protein MSARLNIASVDSAAYKAMLGLEGYLQTISLNHIQKELIKIRASQINKCAFCLDMHTKDALKYGETTQRIFILNGWREAKDFFTEEEQVLLAMTEEITLISDKGLTEETFQKAKQYFDEAAIAQIIMAIVTINAWNRIAVSTHMDIPK; from the coding sequence ATGAGCGCAAGATTAAATATTGCCAGCGTAGATTCAGCAGCTTACAAAGCTATGCTTGGACTGGAAGGATATCTTCAGACCATTTCACTCAACCATATCCAGAAGGAGCTTATTAAAATTAGAGCTTCGCAGATCAACAAATGTGCTTTCTGCCTTGATATGCATACAAAGGATGCCCTTAAATACGGTGAAACAACTCAAAGAATTTTTATCCTTAACGGCTGGAGAGAAGCGAAAGATTTTTTCACAGAAGAAGAACAGGTTCTTCTGGCAATGACGGAGGAAATTACCCTGATTAGTGACAAAGGGCTTACAGAAGAAACATTCCAGAAGGCAAAACAGTATTTTGATGAGGCTGCCATTGCACAGATCATCATGGCCATCGTGACCATCAATGCATGGAACAGAATTGCTGTAAGTACACACATGGACATTCCAAAATAG
- a CDS encoding DoxX family membrane protein, with amino-acid sequence MTDKNMKFPQLFLRLAIAVTMLSAVADRFGFWGANSAWGNWANFEAYTRKLTFFLPESLSIVSAYAATLFEILFLLMLLVGWKTRIAAFGAGFLLLVFALSMTIVLGVKAPLDYSVWAGSAGAFLLAVQPKYFFSIDHLTHK; translated from the coding sequence ATGACAGACAAAAATATGAAATTTCCACAGTTGTTTTTAAGGCTTGCCATTGCTGTAACCATGCTTTCTGCAGTCGCGGACAGATTTGGTTTCTGGGGCGCCAATTCAGCCTGGGGAAACTGGGCAAATTTTGAGGCATATACAAGAAAGCTCACCTTTTTCCTTCCTGAATCTTTAAGTATTGTTTCGGCTTATGCTGCTACTTTGTTTGAAATCCTTTTTCTTTTAATGCTTCTCGTGGGCTGGAAAACCAGGATTGCAGCATTTGGAGCGGGTTTCTTGTTGCTGGTATTTGCACTGTCTATGACTATTGTATTGGGAGTTAAGGCACCGCTTGATTATTCCGTTTGGGCGGGAAGTGCCGGAGCATTTTTACTGGCGGTTCAGCCGAAGTATTTTTTTAGTATAGATCATTTAACCCATAAATAA
- a CDS encoding Crp/Fnr family transcriptional regulator: protein MDSFKVHLNKFIKITDEEFASIFSFFKEVEVKKKQNLMLHGEICKSMYFVSVGCLRKFFINEKGAEQTTEFAIENWWITDTFAFERQIKSDFCIQAVERSTILMIDNQQQELLLKKHPVMERYFRMIYQRAYAASERRIRYLYEMSREELYVHFSTLYPWFIQRIPQYLIASFLNLTPEYLSEIRAKLRS, encoded by the coding sequence ATGGACAGTTTCAAAGTACATTTAAATAAATTTATAAAGATTACAGATGAAGAGTTTGCTTCCATATTTTCTTTTTTTAAGGAAGTGGAAGTGAAGAAAAAGCAGAACCTGATGCTTCATGGAGAGATCTGTAAGTCAATGTATTTTGTGTCCGTAGGCTGTCTCAGAAAGTTTTTTATTAACGAAAAAGGGGCAGAACAAACCACTGAATTTGCCATAGAAAACTGGTGGATCACGGATACTTTTGCTTTTGAAAGACAGATCAAATCAGATTTTTGTATCCAGGCGGTGGAGCGTTCTACCATTCTTATGATAGACAATCAGCAGCAGGAGCTTTTACTAAAAAAACATCCCGTTATGGAACGCTACTTCAGAATGATCTATCAAAGAGCTTATGCAGCTTCCGAAAGGCGGATACGTTATTTGTATGAAATGTCCAGAGAAGAATTATATGTACATTTCAGTACGCTGTACCCGTGGTTTATCCAGAGAATTCCACAGTATTTAATAGCTTCCTTTTTAAACCTCACGCCGGAATACCTGAGCGAAATCAGAGCAAAACTACGTTCTTAA
- a CDS encoding DUF1304 domain-containing protein encodes MELVAKILIAVVAIEHIYILWMEMFAWETKGKEVFKAALPAEMFKPTKGLAANQGLYNGFLAAGLIWSFLIKDPQWQTNVALFFLGCVAVAGIYGAISATKKIFFVQALPAILAIIAVLLK; translated from the coding sequence ATGGAACTCGTTGCTAAAATTCTGATCGCTGTCGTTGCAATCGAACATATTTATATCCTGTGGATGGAGATGTTTGCCTGGGAAACCAAAGGGAAAGAGGTATTCAAAGCTGCATTACCCGCAGAAATGTTTAAACCTACGAAAGGATTGGCGGCCAACCAGGGGCTTTACAATGGTTTCTTAGCTGCGGGGCTCATCTGGTCTTTTTTAATTAAAGATCCACAATGGCAGACGAATGTTGCGCTGTTCTTTTTGGGATGTGTTGCTGTAGCCGGAATTTATGGAGCAATTTCTGCCACTAAAAAAATATTTTTCGTTCAGGCTTTGCCTGCTATCCTTGCAATTATTGCTGTTTTATTGAAGTAG
- a CDS encoding glycine betaine/L-proline ABC transporter ATP-binding protein yields the protein MEKNENTGKVKLKVEDLTIIFGKNKEKAQELLDKGFSKKEILEKTGCTIGINKASFEIYEGEFFVIMGLSGSGKSTLLRCLNRLNEPTSGKVYINDDDITGKNNKELLEVRRTEMSMVFQKFGLLPHHTILDNAGFGLEIRGEDKVSRDQKAQKALDIVGLTGFENQYPSQLSGGMQQRVGLARALANDPEVLLMDEAFSALDPLIKSEMQDQMLELQNTLQKTIVFITHDLDEAIKIGDRIVIMKDGVIEQIGTAEDILTNPASDYVKAFVEKVDRKTIITARSLMFDKATVVRFRKDGPEGALRKMRTTGLENLPVVDFQNKFLGFVTLNDVVHIAKKKEPTVESIINSNVPSVYPEVTVEEMLPLISENKSSIAVVDENNKFLGLITQLSLIIEATKFNEEEIIELKEIANNQ from the coding sequence ATGGAAAAAAATGAAAACACTGGAAAAGTAAAACTTAAAGTGGAAGACCTAACCATCATCTTTGGTAAAAACAAAGAAAAAGCACAGGAACTTCTGGACAAAGGTTTTTCCAAAAAGGAAATTCTTGAAAAAACAGGCTGTACCATAGGAATCAACAAAGCCAGTTTTGAAATCTATGAAGGAGAATTCTTTGTCATCATGGGACTGTCGGGAAGTGGAAAATCTACCCTGCTGCGCTGTTTAAACAGATTGAATGAGCCCACTTCCGGAAAAGTATACATCAATGATGATGATATCACCGGTAAAAATAATAAAGAGCTTCTGGAAGTAAGAAGAACAGAAATGAGTATGGTATTTCAGAAATTTGGATTACTGCCCCATCATACAATTCTGGACAATGCTGGTTTCGGGCTGGAAATAAGAGGGGAAGATAAAGTTTCCCGTGATCAAAAAGCACAGAAAGCGCTGGACATCGTTGGATTAACAGGTTTTGAAAACCAATATCCTTCGCAGCTTTCAGGGGGAATGCAGCAGAGAGTAGGACTGGCAAGAGCTTTGGCTAACGATCCTGAAGTTTTGCTTATGGATGAAGCCTTCTCCGCACTGGATCCACTGATAAAATCTGAAATGCAGGACCAGATGCTTGAACTGCAGAATACACTGCAAAAAACCATAGTCTTTATTACCCACGACCTGGATGAAGCCATTAAAATCGGAGACCGTATCGTCATCATGAAAGATGGGGTCATAGAGCAGATAGGAACCGCAGAAGATATTTTAACCAATCCTGCAAGTGATTATGTAAAAGCGTTTGTAGAGAAAGTAGACCGTAAAACGATTATCACCGCAAGATCTTTAATGTTCGATAAAGCAACGGTGGTACGTTTCAGAAAAGATGGTCCTGAGGGAGCTTTAAGAAAAATGAGAACAACAGGCCTGGAAAACTTACCCGTAGTGGATTTTCAGAATAAGTTTTTAGGATTTGTAACGCTTAACGATGTCGTGCACATTGCCAAAAAGAAAGAACCTACTGTGGAATCCATTATCAATAGCAATGTTCCTTCCGTTTATCCTGAGGTGACTGTTGAAGAAATGTTACCACTGATCTCAGAAAATAAATCATCCATTGCCGTGGTAGATGAAAACAATAAATTCTTAGGTCTTATTACCCAATTATCACTCATCATAGAAGCTACTAAATTTAACGAAGAAGAGATCATAGAATTAAAAGAAATCGCAAACAATCAATAA
- a CDS encoding proline/glycine betaine ABC transporter permease — MNKTIDIGQYVETAINWLTENGKPVFDVIKHLGNSSIMGIEWVLTNTPFYVIILFFTLLALWKAGKGIAVVTAAGLSLIFLMGLWKETMETLALIFVSTITALILSIPLGILAAKSKIAEKIIRPLLDLMQTMPAFVYLIPAVLFFSIGKVPGAFATIIFAMPPAVRLTTLGIEAVPKDIVEAARAFGATNRQILFKVELPLAMKTILTGINQTILLSLSMVVIAGMIAAGGLGEKVLEGINNLDIGLGFESGLSVVILAIILDRITQGFVKKKQ; from the coding sequence ATGAATAAAACTATAGATATAGGCCAATATGTAGAAACTGCAATCAATTGGCTCACAGAAAACGGAAAGCCTGTATTTGATGTCATAAAACACCTGGGAAACTCCTCCATTATGGGGATTGAATGGGTTTTAACAAACACTCCTTTTTATGTAATCATTCTCTTTTTTACCCTGCTGGCATTATGGAAAGCAGGAAAAGGCATTGCTGTGGTAACGGCTGCCGGATTAAGTTTAATATTTTTAATGGGACTTTGGAAAGAAACCATGGAAACACTGGCACTTATTTTTGTCTCCACCATTACGGCTCTTATTCTGTCTATCCCTCTGGGAATTTTGGCTGCGAAAAGCAAAATAGCGGAAAAAATTATTCGCCCTTTACTGGATCTGATGCAAACCATGCCCGCATTTGTCTACCTGATTCCTGCTGTACTGTTTTTCAGTATCGGTAAAGTACCGGGTGCTTTTGCAACCATTATTTTTGCGATGCCGCCCGCGGTTCGATTAACGACTTTAGGAATTGAAGCTGTTCCGAAAGATATTGTAGAAGCAGCAAGAGCTTTCGGGGCGACCAACCGCCAGATCTTGTTCAAAGTTGAACTTCCTTTAGCCATGAAAACAATTTTAACGGGAATCAATCAAACCATATTGTTATCATTATCCATGGTCGTTATTGCAGGAATGATTGCTGCAGGCGGTTTGGGAGAGAAAGTACTGGAAGGAATTAATAACCTGGATATCGGATTAGGATTTGAAAGTGGTTTATCAGTTGTGATTTTAGCCATTATTCTGGACCGTATCACCCAGGGATTTGTAAAGAAAAAACAATAA
- a CDS encoding glycine betaine ABC transporter substrate-binding protein has protein sequence MKRLKYLFFPVLMLIFTVLNSCENIKNSKYITIGMVDGWAEDVAMTHVAKAILDKQGYHVIIQKASTDMILASMNNEDTDLFMGVWLPYTHAKKLAKFPGLTHLGTNYDNGRIGLVVPEYVTVHSIEELNQHKDQFRHRIIGIEKGAGLTTGTDKAIIDYKLDYKQVNSSTIAMITELQNAIQRKEWIVVTGWQPHWMFGKMKLKFLDDPKKIFGEAEQIKTYSRKSFAKDHSELAKFFSKLHFDDENMSDLLMKMEQSKNKEATAQQWVDDHSELVQSWLDKN, from the coding sequence ATGAAACGATTAAAATATCTTTTTTTCCCCGTTTTAATGCTGATATTTACAGTATTAAACTCGTGTGAAAACATAAAAAACTCTAAATACATCACCATAGGAATGGTAGACGGCTGGGCGGAAGATGTTGCGATGACACATGTTGCGAAAGCCATTCTGGACAAACAGGGATATCACGTTATTATTCAAAAAGCATCTACGGATATGATCCTGGCTTCGATGAATAATGAAGATACAGACCTTTTCATGGGAGTATGGCTTCCTTACACCCACGCAAAAAAACTGGCTAAATTTCCGGGATTGACTCATCTTGGAACCAATTATGATAACGGCCGTATAGGATTGGTTGTCCCGGAATACGTTACTGTTCATTCCATTGAGGAGCTCAATCAGCATAAGGATCAATTTAGGCACAGAATCATTGGAATTGAGAAAGGAGCCGGATTAACCACCGGAACTGATAAAGCAATTATTGATTATAAGCTTGATTACAAACAGGTCAACTCCTCTACCATTGCCATGATTACCGAATTACAAAATGCCATCCAGCGTAAAGAATGGATTGTGGTAACCGGATGGCAGCCTCACTGGATGTTTGGTAAAATGAAGCTTAAGTTTCTTGATGATCCCAAAAAGATATTTGGTGAAGCAGAGCAGATTAAAACCTATTCCAGAAAAAGTTTTGCGAAAGATCATTCGGAGCTTGCAAAATTCTTTTCTAAACTCCATTTTGATGATGAAAACATGTCTGATCTTTTAATGAAAATGGAACAGAGTAAAAACAAAGAAGCCACTGCCCAACAATGGGTGGACGACCACTCTGAACTGGTACAGTCATGGTTAGATAAAAATTAA
- a CDS encoding winged helix-turn-helix transcriptional regulator codes for MAKIIENGIEREASCTEELFAMRDSLDVLGGKWKLMILRYLTNRTNQQIHFKKLQRGIDGISAKMLSKELKELEINLLITRTIQDTKPITVVYAVTEYGKSVLPVTETLVKWGIIHREKIKESMSSSDI; via the coding sequence ATGGCAAAAATTATTGAAAACGGCATAGAAAGGGAAGCAAGCTGCACGGAAGAACTGTTTGCAATGCGCGACAGTCTGGATGTTTTAGGAGGGAAATGGAAGCTGATGATTTTACGTTACCTGACGAACAGGACAAACCAGCAGATTCATTTTAAAAAACTGCAGCGGGGCATTGATGGAATTTCTGCCAAAATGCTCAGCAAAGAATTGAAAGAGCTGGAAATCAATCTTCTCATTACAAGAACAATCCAGGATACAAAACCCATTACAGTAGTGTATGCGGTTACAGAATACGGAAAATCAGTTTTACCGGTTACTGAAACGCTCGTGAAGTGGGGGATTATTCATAGGGAGAAAATCAAGGAATCAATGAGTTCTTCCGATATATAG
- a CDS encoding NADP-dependent oxidoreductase — protein MKVIALNKNFQLENAVFEKPVPKDHEILIQIKASGFNPIDYQMIENELERKLVSSPVLGREFSGIVVEKGANAHQFNIGDEVFCGSGSMGSNGTYAEYIAVPEAIVALKPKGITFEQAAAIPSAGLTGLQTFNRLKLNIDDTILVTGATGGVGSFVIKYLTANHFRNVVATVGSEENRQILLKIGLQNHQIINYKEENLVDNLLKANNNKPFDFGIDLVGNYMSEVTADVLKINGTYADVTALITKDAHETLFNKGTVIMNISNYSYTMIKDYQYYKGNLEEISKLIETGIISPPQHRTIGNLSLETVLKAHAILKNNQTQGHKLIMKHE, from the coding sequence ATGAAAGTTATTGCATTAAATAAAAACTTCCAGCTTGAAAATGCTGTATTCGAAAAACCAGTTCCAAAAGATCACGAAATTTTAATTCAGATCAAAGCGAGCGGCTTCAATCCGATTGATTATCAAATGATTGAAAACGAGCTTGAACGGAAACTGGTCAGTTCACCTGTTTTAGGCCGTGAATTTTCCGGTATTGTCGTGGAGAAAGGCGCCAACGCCCATCAGTTTAATATCGGAGATGAAGTGTTCTGTGGAAGCGGATCGATGGGAAGCAACGGTACTTATGCCGAATATATTGCCGTTCCGGAAGCTATCGTCGCATTGAAACCCAAAGGAATTACTTTTGAGCAGGCAGCAGCCATTCCCTCAGCAGGACTTACCGGACTGCAGACCTTCAACCGTTTGAAATTAAATATCGATGATACAATTTTAGTAACCGGAGCAACGGGCGGAGTCGGTTCTTTTGTGATTAAATATTTAACGGCAAATCATTTCCGAAATGTTGTGGCAACGGTCGGAAGTGAGGAAAACAGGCAGATTTTATTGAAAATTGGTTTACAAAATCATCAAATCATTAATTATAAAGAAGAAAATCTTGTTGACAATCTATTAAAAGCCAATAACAATAAACCTTTCGATTTTGGAATAGACCTTGTCGGGAATTATATGTCTGAGGTCACTGCAGATGTTTTAAAAATCAATGGAACCTACGCCGATGTTACCGCCCTTATTACAAAAGATGCTCATGAAACTCTTTTTAACAAAGGAACTGTCATTATGAATATTTCCAATTATTCCTATACCATGATTAAGGATTATCAATATTACAAAGGAAATCTGGAGGAAATTTCTAAGCTTATTGAGACCGGAATTATCAGCCCGCCTCAACACAGAACAATCGGAAATCTTTCTCTGGAAACAGTTTTGAAAGCCCACGCCATTCTTAAAAATAACCAGACCCAAGGTCACAAACTCATCATGAAGCATGAATAA
- a CDS encoding cupin domain-containing protein: protein MNKIPRRIVTGIKNGKSVIIEDQQAENVVEHLPGLIISDIWNTQKMPALLDVETKIPNTGFPQTPKNGTYFRYVVIPPDKDLGVEFKAGEPHPMMHQTQTLDYIIILSGELYLIMEEGETLLKPGDIVIQRGTSHAWSNRSEEPCIQLAVLIDANQESR, encoded by the coding sequence ATGAATAAAATACCCAGACGTATTGTTACAGGAATCAAAAACGGGAAATCTGTTATTATTGAAGACCAGCAGGCAGAAAACGTAGTGGAACATCTTCCGGGACTTATTATTTCAGACATCTGGAACACGCAGAAAATGCCAGCATTACTGGATGTTGAAACGAAAATTCCTAATACAGGATTTCCACAAACCCCAAAAAACGGGACTTATTTCCGTTACGTTGTCATCCCTCCCGATAAAGATCTCGGGGTGGAATTTAAAGCCGGAGAACCTCATCCCATGATGCATCAGACGCAGACTCTAGATTACATCATCATCCTTTCCGGTGAGCTTTACCTGATCATGGAAGAGGGTGAAACTTTACTTAAGCCGGGAGATATTGTCATTCAGAGAGGAACCAGTCATGCCTGGAGCAACCGCTCGGAAGAGCCGTGTATTCAGCTCGCGGTACTTATTGATGCTAATCAAGAATCAAGATAA
- a CDS encoding thioredoxin fold domain-containing protein: protein MKTFLFLMLVPCFCLSQMKTGTFSDLETLMEKDPKPVIIHLYTDWCSVCKMEKKALNNDKEITNIINANYYLINFEAEKTKEKIKFQGKEFGYIPNGNSGIHELTLALSKNKDQPVYPLWIVLDKDQKLVYYHEGLWMLENMKQKLLEISAL, encoded by the coding sequence ATGAAAACTTTTTTATTTTTAATGTTGGTGCCCTGTTTTTGTCTGTCGCAGATGAAGACAGGCACTTTTTCTGATCTTGAAACTTTAATGGAAAAAGATCCTAAACCGGTTATCATCCATTTGTATACAGACTGGTGCTCGGTTTGTAAAATGGAAAAAAAAGCGTTAAATAATGATAAAGAAATTACAAATATCATCAATGCAAATTATTATCTGATCAATTTTGAGGCTGAAAAAACAAAAGAGAAAATAAAATTTCAGGGAAAAGAGTTTGGTTATATTCCGAATGGAAATTCCGGAATTCATGAGCTGACACTGGCTTTGTCTAAAAATAAGGACCAGCCTGTTTATCCCTTGTGGATTGTTCTGGATAAGGATCAGAAGTTAGTATATTATCATGAAGGTCTTTGGATGCTAGAAAATATGAAGCAGAAACTTCTGGAAATTTCTGCTTTGTAA